DNA sequence from the Leptospiraceae bacterium genome:
AAGGCACTCCGTATTTCTCACATACTTCCCGAACCAGATAAGAAGATTCCCTTAAACGATTTGGTGGTAAATCCGGAAATAAGTGGTGTTCCATGTGAATGTTAATTCCACCCAAAAAAATATCTTCAAATCTTTCATCCACATAATAGTTGAGAGTACTTAATATTTGTTGCAGATAGAATTCTCCTTCCGTTGTACCCGGAGCTTCAGTAAAACTGGCCAGATTATCGTTTAAATGCTCAACTGCTATCATAAAGACAAAAATTGTATCGGCTGAAAGTTTAGCTAAATAATTCCCCACTAAGGTTGAAAAAAAATTTAATCCCGACTTTAAGGGATAATCCAGATAGTTTTCTTTATACATCTGAAATACCTTCTCAAGCCATTTTAGATTGGGAAAAGGCTTTCTTTCTTTCTGCTTTTCACTTTCTTTTCTTGCAGTACTAATATACCAGCTCATGAAAGCCGTCAGGTTTAAGGGGAGTCCTATTAAGATCAATGGAACCTGAAACAGGTGGTGAACAAACCATTCCTGTCTTTCATTGATTCGAAAAAGAAGAAATCCAAAATCATGATCTTTACCGATAATATTCGTTTCTGAATGATGATAGACGTTATGTGCAACTATCCAATCCTCTTCCAGCATACTACTATTCCACCTGTGCTCTGAAGAGCGAATATCACTTCCGGGTAGATTATCATAGCATCCGTGTAAGATCATGTGTCCGTTTGCAAACTCCATACAAAAATGACCGCTGAGCATTTTAATCCCGCTTAACCAGGTACTAATATTCTTTGCTTCCGCAATTTTATGACGACCTATATTATGCAATCTCCAGGATAGTTTTTTCATTTTTTGCATGTGCTTTAGATCTTTTTCTCCCAGTTGGGACATTAGGCTTTTATAGATATTTCGAATATCTTCTCCAAATTGCTCTACCGGAGTTCGCTCACTTAGATGATTTTCCTGTGTTTTTTTTAAGCTGACACTGCTCATATTCTTGATCCTTTCATGATGATGAAATTTATTCCCAATGTAACCACTGTCTACTTTGAGAAAGATTCTGTCAAGTAAAAAAGTTGACACTGTCTACTTTTTCTTTATTCTGGTAATATGCCCAGAAAACCTAAGGCTCAATATCATCATGGAAATCTGAAAGCCGCTTTTTTAGAAGAAGGTATGAAGATAATTAAGGAGAGGGGTTTTTATGATTTCAGCATGAGAGATATTGCCAAGCAATTAGGAGTCTCACACGGCGCCATCTACAAACATTTCCAGAACAAAGAAGCTTTATTTGCCGAGCTTTCTACCCAGGGCTTTGAGTTGTTAACATCGGAGTTGAACAAGACTTTAGAAAAATGCCCTCCGGGGAATGTAAGTTCCATGGAAGCTATAGCCAGGATGTATATACGTTTTGGAATCGAATACTCCGAGTACTATCGACTGATGTTTAGCGGAATCATTAACTCTACAGCGGATTATCCGGACTTAGAAGCTGCCAGTCAAAGAAGTTATAATACTTTTAAAAGGGCTATCAGTTCTTTAATCGATAAGGGTTTTATTCCCTCCCTCATTGATGCAAATCTTTTAACGTTCTATTCTTGGGCTTTCTTGCACGGCTTAATCAGCCTTGTGCTGGATAAGAGGTTACAGATAGCTTTTCCACCCGGATACAATCTGCAAAATCTGATGGAATCTTTAGAGTTTTTAATCCAATCAGGACTTTCTTTATTGAATCTATATCCGAAAATAAAAATGCAGGTTTAGAAATTATATGAAACAAGTTTTTTTTACAGACTTCGATTTTTCTGACTTTTGGGATGATGACGAATATGCTATTAAAAAATATTTATCTGAATTTCCGGAGGATAAGCTGATTCTATCCATAGAAACCGAGCTTGGGGGCTACAAGCTTCCTAAATCCTACATAGAGCTCATGAAACAGCACAACGGAGGAATGCCCAAAAATACCTGTTTCCCTCTGAATGACAAAGGAGATTACATTGAAATTACCGGTATCTTCGGAATCGGTCGGGAAAAAACCTATTCTCTTTGCGGTCAACTTGGCTCCACATTTATGATAGAAGAATGGGAGTATCCCGACACCGGTGTATATATCTGTGACTGTCCTTCTGCCGGGCATGATATGGTGATGTTGGATTACTCAAAATGTGGCAAAGAGGGAGAACCCGAAGTTGTTCATGTGGATCAAGAAGACGATTACCGTAAAACCTTTCTTGCGAAAAACTTTGAAGAATTTATCAGGGGACTCTTACCCTATTCGGAGTTTGATAAGTCCGAAGAATATTTTCAAAAAACTCTCGAAACTTTGAAAAGCGGTAAGTTCTCCAAGCTATTAAAGACTTTTTTCAAAAAAGAAAAAGCGCAGAACTTCGAGAACATTCTAAGAAACCTATTAACCGAGCTCAGCCAAAAGAAAGGCTATTTTGCCCTGCACGAGGATGACTTATCCTATCTGGTCTATGATATTCAATTTTATTTATATAGTAAGTATCGCAAGATAAGTTCAAGGAAAACGTTTCTAAAAGCTTATCCGAATATGCTGGCATTTGGAGATGGAGAAATTAGTACAGGTGGTTATGCTCCCGGTTTTGTGGAGAACTGGTTTGATAAAAGACTGAAAGATGGGAGTATTATCGAGGAGGATTCGGGCAAACTTCAATTTAGTGTAGAATATCAAAAATTAGTCTTACAGAGTATACAGAATTATAATAAATCTCTAAATTAGAAATATCATGCAAATTGAAAAACAAAGAAAAATTATCCATATTGATATGGATGCTTTTTATGCCAGTGTAGAACAACGCGACAGGCCGGAATATAGAAATAAACCCGTAATTGTGGGAGGTTCGCCCAATAGTCGTGGAGTGGTTTGTACGGCGAGTTACGAAGCGAGGAAATTTGGTGTTCGTTCGGCCATGCCATGCTCTAAGGCTTTTCGGCTCTGTCCTTCCGGTATTTTTATTCCACCCAGATTTGAAGTGTACAGGCAGGTTTCTAAAGAAATTCACCGGATATTTCATGAATACACCGACCTTGTAGAACCCTTATCTCTCGATGAGGCCTATCTCGATGTCACGGAAAATAAGGTGGGTGCTGAGAAAGCAATGAGAGTCGCAAGAGAAATCAAAACAAAAATTTTCCAAACAACAAAACTCAGTGCCAGTGCCGGTGTATCCAATTGTAAATTTATAGCGAAAGTGGCTTCGGGTATGAATAAGCCCGATGGTCTTACACTCATTGCTCCCGATAAGGTTCTCAGTTTTTTAGAAGAATTGAATATAGAGAATTTTCCGGGTATCGGCAGAGTTGGTGCTACTCGCATGAAACGTCTCGGAATTGAAAGAGGAAAAGACTTGCAAAAGTTTTCTGAAGCAGAACTTGTCAAACTCTTTGGTAAGTTCGGTGTTTTCCTTCATAAAATTGCTTTTGGAATTGACGAAAGAGAAGTAAAGCCATATCGCACGAGAAAATCTATAGGAGCTGAAAACACCTTTGCGAAGGATATTAGTGGCAAGGAAAACCTAATGAAAGAGCTCAGTAAAATCGAGGAAACACTCTGGAATCGAATCCAAAAAGCAAAGGCTTATGGAAAAACTCTGACTTTGAAAGTTAAGTTTCACGACTTTCGAACTCATAGCAAGAGTCAATCGTTTAGTTCCTACTTAAAAAATAGGGAAGAATTAAAAAAAGAAGCCCTGATACTTTTAGAAAATAGTGAAGCCGAAGAGGAACCGGTTCGGCTTTTAGGGCTCTCTATCTCCCACCTGGACATAGAGGAGGAAGAAAAAGAAGCCGCTCAATTAGAACTTCCTTTTTAGACTTTACAAATTTTATAATTAGTAAAACTTCTTATATATGGATTCGAAACTAATCAAAGAAAACTTCAAAAGTAATTCAGGTGTAATCGCAAGTACTTTTAAACGGGAAGAGTCCGAAGTGGAAAAAGCCATAGAAAAAATGGAAGGCCCGAAAGACCGGATGTTTCTTGCATTCTTAACCGAATTAAATCTGCCTTTGAATACCAAAAACCTTATATTTCTCAATTCTATTGCCAATGCTGAAAAGCAAAAACAAAGTTTTTGGTCTGAACTCTGGAATGGACTCTTCGGCTAAGCCTGATTCAGTCTGTATTCCTTTCGCATTTGCTTTAATACTGCATCCAGTTCTTTAAGCTCTTTTTCGTATTGAGTTTTGCGAAGATACTTTTTTAGTTTTTCAAAACTTTCTTCCTGTGCCGTATAAATTTCCCGTATTTTTTCTGCCAGTTTTATTCCTTCTTTTGTCAAATAGGTTTTGCCTTTCTCAGATAAAATATCTTCCAGAGAATAGGCTATCATTTTTCTTTCTTCTGCAAATCTATACACACATCTTTCTAATTCGAGTTCGCTCTCTGCATGTTCAAGTGCATACAGGCTCAGATGTTTAAAGAGTTCGGAAGCATAAGAAAAAGTAAAAGCTGCATGATAAATTCCGTAAAGACTTCTGAGTTCCCGTCTCCAGGGAGAGTAAAAGATTTGCTCATTCTTTGTTTCTTTTTTAAAAAGCTTTTTCTTTTTCAAAATAAGGTTCAGGTGGTGATGTCCATTTTCATGCATCAGGTCATCTATTGTTTCGATCAAATCCCTGTCCGGGAGGTTGAGATAAGAGATCCCGGGTTCATCAAAATGGCTATAACTTACGAGTTCCTCAGACTGCACAGCTATAAGCTTATCGCTTAAGATCCGGTATAATTCATAACCTTCTTTATAAGAATTTTCTAAAATATTTTCTGCCTGTTTGAGTTGTTCTATCTTTTTTTGGCTTAAGCTTTTTTCGGTAAGACTTACATCCAGACCGCTTTTCTTGGCACCTTTTTTAGATTTTCTATAGGTAGAAGGAAGTCTCGTTTCGGAAGATAGGTGTAAATCTGCATTTAAGTGGATTAGCTTTTCCTTACAGTTCTGTATAAATTCTTGAAGAACCGCTTGCAAGGATTCTCTGTCAACCTTCGTTCTTTCCCAGTGTATAAATCGGAAGTCTTCTCTTCCAAAATCCGACAGTAAGGTTTCCATTACATCCTGATAGAATTCCTGCTGGTCTTCTTCTGCTATAGAAAGAAGTTCAGATAAAATATCCTGAAAGTAAATTCTCTCATGAAAAGCGTTCAACCAGGTTTCCATCCCGGCCAGGGAAGTAGAGGAAGAATAGGCTGTAAATACAGAAGCTTCTTCTTTAGGAATTTTAAAACTTTTTAGAATATCTTCATATTCTTTTTGCAAAGAGTTATATAATTCTTCTTTTAAGGCACGAACTATTTTGTTAGCTTGATACATATTTCTACCAGAAATAAAAAGGCAAACTTTCGCCTTTTTGAGCTTCATTCACTTTTTCATCTAAAAAAGCAAGACCCTGAGAAAAAAGAGAAGCCCTGATATCTCCACTCCCGTTAAACGAAACGGTTTCCAAATAGGTTTTGTTTTCAAGGTTTTGCATACGCACCGGAAAATAATCCCGGAATCCGTGTCGTTTTCGCTTTGTTTCTGCAAGGGGTAAAAATAAAGGCTTTTTTTCGGGGAGTCTCATGAATTTTCGAATATAAGGTTCTACGAATATTTTGGTACAGACCTGCACCGAATAGGGATTCCCGGGAAGGGCAAAAATTGTACAAGAATTTTTTGCTTTCGCGACTAATATAGGTTTACCGGGTTTTATTTTTATTTTATGAAATAAAATATCTATACCCATTTCTTTTAATATACCGGGTAATAGATCCAGATCTCCCGCAGAGACTCCACCTGAAAAGATAAGAATATCCTTATCCAGTTCAGCTTCTAAAGTTTCTCTTAAAATCTTTGGATTATCCGGAAGAATAGAATATTTCGAGACTTCTATATTATATTTATTCAATATTTGGCGAATAAAAAAAGAGTTTGTGTCCCGTATTTGAGAAGCACCGGGAGTAGCTGTAATCGGAATTACTTCGTTACCGGTAGAATACACCTGCACAGAGGGTCTTTGAAAAACTGCAACATCTGTTTTGCCTAAAGTCGCGAGAACCGAGAGAGCTTCAATCCCCAAAAAATCTCCCTTTTTTAAAATCAGTTCTCCGCTTTTTATATCCTCTCCCTTTTTAGCTATATTCATATATTCCGATATACCTTCAAGTTGAAAAGACACTTTGTTTTCGCCTTCCTGTAAAGAATCTTCAACTCGAATTAAAAGATCTAAAAACTCGGGAACCGGTGCTCCGGTCATGATTTTTATACAGCTGTCAGAAGAAATAAGGCCTTTTTCCCAGCTATCCCCGGCGTATAAAGTTCCCGCTATTGTATAGATTTTATTTTTTTGATAAGACTCCGAAGGAAGAGCGTAGCCATCCATGGCTGAACGAAAAAAGGGAGGATAGTCCCTATCAGAAAAAATGTCTTCCCCGAGGCTTCGATTTAAAGCTTCCTGTACTGGAACTATTTCCGTTCTAACTTCCCTCGGACAAACAGAAAGTATTTGTTGTAAAGCTTCCTCTACACTTATCAATGCCCACCCCCTCCTAACATTTTTCTTGCGTGAAAAATTCCGGGAATTAAAGCTTCCATACTTTCTTTAGCCCCATTGCTACTTCCCGGTAGGGTCACCACTAAAGTCTTACCTATATGACCCGCAACCGATCGAGAAAGCATGGCCCAGGGAGTCCTGTCCAGACCATAGCTTCTCATCGCTTCAACAGGTCCCGGAATTTCCCTTTCTAATAAAGGTTGAACCGCTTCGATAGTCAAATCCTTGGGACTTAAACCCGTTCCGCCGGTAGTAAAAATAAAAGTTACTTTTTTTGAAGCCCAATCTTTTACTTTCTCCTGAATTTTATCTATATCATCAGGAACAATGCAATATTCATGTACAGATATATTATGTTTTTCCAGAAAACTCTGGATTACTTTTCCTGAGTTATCCTCCCGCTTTCCGGCAAAGGTAGAATCCGAGCAAACAAGGATACAGGCGTTCATATCGGGTTTTGCCTGGTATTTTGGATCAGTTTTTCCTCCTGTTTTTTCTAAAAGACGGATAAAACCTATTTCCATATCCTTTGTTACAGGCTTGAGTAGATCGTATAAAACAAGAGCCGTAGTAGAAGCACAGGTCAAGGCTTCCATCTCCAAACCTGTTCGCCCTATAGATTTTGCCTGCACTTCAATATAAATCCCGGAATCATAAGTTGTAGATAAAAAATTTTCCACATTTTCTTTTTCTAAAGTTTGAAATTGAATATCAAGTGAGTCTATAGAAATCGTATGACAGTGGGGTATCAGCTCAGGTGTTTTCTTGGCAGCCAGCATTCCGGCTGTTTTTGCGATTTCAAATATGTTTCCCTTCGGCACTTCATTATTTTTTATTGTATCTAAAATTTTCCTGTCAAAGAAAAGATAGGCACAGGCTTTTGCCGTACGCAGAGAGATTCTTTTCGATGTGATATCTTTCATATATATTACTCCAATGTTATATTCTAATTTAAAAAAATAAGATAGGCTAACTCTTTTAAGAGTGATGTTCGCATTGTAAAACCCAGTCAAAGGTTCCGTCTGCATAGACCTCTTTCTTCCAGATAGGAACTTCGTGCTTAATGCGGTCAATTATCCATCGATTGGATTCATAAGCTTCTTTACGATGAGGCGAAGAGGTGATAATTACAACGGCAGAGTCCAAAAGCTCTACTTTTCCGAGTCTGTGGGTTACAATACAATCGATCAACGCAAATTTTTCGATAGCTTCTTTTTGTATTTTTGCCAGCATTTTATCTGCAAGGGCGATGTTGGCCTCGTATTCAAGGTAAACTACTTCTTTTCCCTTATTTTGATTTCGAACTTCACCGCTAAAGAGAACAATTGCACCCGCACGTTCTGAGTGCATTTTGGATAATTCGTGTGATAAGTTCAGTTTTTCTGTTGATAAATACATTTAACCTCCACTCACCGGTGGCATTATATGAATGGCTTCTCCTTCAAACGGTATATAGTCACCAGCTATGAGTTCCTCCTCATTTGAAGCAAAACAAAGTTCCAGTAAAGAAGAGCCTTCCGGCTTTTGTTGTTTTAAAATTTCTAATATATCTTTTATTGTATTTTCTTTTTTTATTTCCAGTTTAAATTCAGCCGGGAAATAGTTTTTTAACCCGGCAAATGTTTTAATTGTAATCAACATCTCTTAACCACCAATTTCTTTCATAATTGTGCTGCTTCCTGAAAATCTTTCTGTTTGTTTTAAACCCAGAGCAGCAATGAGTATACGTTTTAGTTCATCCGGCTTATCTAACTTGTCCATAATCGAAAAACTTACAGGAGAACTTAGACAACCAAATAGGTTTCCTCGGCTATCCAGTCGCAAGCGATTACAATCTGCACAGAATGGAGAAGATTCATTTGCGATAATTCCAAATATATAGTCTGTGTCTGTTGTTTGCCAGTATCTGGCAGTAGAAGAAGGGTTTCTCGGAAGTTCTATAATACTGTATTTACTCTGAATCGTTTCGAGTATCTCTTTTTCTGAGAAAATGAATTTTCCGCCCTTTTCTTTCAAGTGTCCCATATTCATTAATTCTATATAACGAATTACTATATTACGTTTTCCTGCAAACTCGAGTAGGGGAATGGTTTCTTCATGATTGAAACCTTTCACCAGGGTAGCATTCAAACGGGTTGGAATACCGGCCTGAATAAGACTATCTATAGCAGAAAGAGTTTTCTTTGCACTGTTTCTTTGACTCATACGCTGAAATATAACAGGGTCTGTGCCATCTAAAGAAATATTTACTGAAGAGAGTTTGCAATTTAAGAAAGAAGGGATAAACTTTTCTATGAGAGAACCATTGCTGGTAAGAGTGAGTTTCGGAATTCCCAGATCTCGTAAACCACAGAGTAATTCCCCAAGCTCAGGATATAAACAGGGTTCTCCTCCGGTTAAGCGAACTTCTTCTAATTGTAAAATGGAATGGAGAGACTTTACAATTTGGATATACTCTTTTACGCTTAATCCGGACTGCATCATTTGTGATTTCGAGTCCGGGCTAACACAATAAATACAGGAGAAATTACAGGCATTCCCAAGGCTTAGCCTCAATTTCTTAAAGGTTCTCTTTGAACGGTCTGTAATTTCTTCGAAAGGCATATTTTATACCCTGATCCAAGCCTTTTCTTTAGGCAAAATAAATCAATTTATATTCTCATCACCCTTGATTCAATTTTCAAGATATAAATCAGGAGGCAAAAAATACGTTTTGAAACCCAAATGACTTTTTCTGGAATTAAATCGGTCTTAAGTTTACAGGTACATGTTTATGCAGAGGTGTTTTGGAAAATTCATCACAATGCTTAGCTGAAGTCAGAAAGTTTAAATAAGGACCCTGTTGTATTTCCTCACCATTTCCATCCACCGGATAAATGGCACCGTATCCATTGGGTAAAGAACAGGCTCCTTTTCTACAGTTTTCATTAAATTCCACAAAAACTTCGATTTCTCCTGCCCGGGTAGAACAAATGGCTTTCCCTTTATCTAAAAGGCCGAATTTCACTGCATCTTCCGGATGGATGTGTAAACTTCCTTCCAGATCACTACGCCTCCAATTCGGATCACGAAAAATCACATTAGCTGTGTAAGAACGTCTTTCACCTGCCATTAATAACATTTCCGGTTTATCTGTATTTACTTCTAATTCATCATTTAGTTTGTTTAATTCCTCTAACATGAGTTTATTGTACAGGTGAAATTTTCCATCTTCATGCTTTAGCCAGCGTTTACTAAAGTTATCTTCATACTTATTCAAGCTAAACGCAGTTGGACCTTCTAAAATAGCTACAAATAGTGCATCTCCGAGGGTTTCATAATCTCCCTGTTTATGTCCGGCAGCTAAAACTACATCTTTATTGGCAGAAGCAAACCTTCTTACTAACATATATAAAGGGTATAAAGCTAATCGAACTTTTCTTTCTAAGTGAGGAAATTTTTCCTGGGATAAAACGGGTAAGGGTTTTTCTCCCATTTTTAGTAACAGGCGTTCATATATTTCACTCTCGCTTAGACTTTCTTCTAAAGGTTCAAAAATAGGTTTACGCAGGTAAAAATAGTTTTCCGGAAAGGAAAAATTAAAACTGGAGGCTTCCCATTTTTCAAATTGAGAGGCTGCCGGCAAAACATAGTGCGAAAGTCTCGCTGTTTCTGTCATCGCCACATCAACAGTAACTAAAAGTTCTAATTTAGAGAATGCTTTTATAAGGGCAGCTGTATCTGCCGCTGAAGATATGGGATTGGAGCTATCTACCCAGAGAGCTCTCAGACGTTCTGGATGTTCTGTATCGATTTCTGAGGCTAAAATATTAGGAGGATACATACCGGAAATTGGAAACATTCCGGTGACTTTGGTTTCGTATTTATACTTGCCATCACTTTCGGGTTCTGAATGGGTTAAAAGGGGAATCAGGCTGGTATGAAAGGTATTACATCCTTCTTTTCCAAAACTCCCGGTCACCAGAATCATTAGCTTTTCCAGATAGGAATTAAGAGTGCTATGCGGACTTTGTTCCAGGCCCAGATCGTGGCGAAAGGTTATTTTCTCGGTTTCTTTTATCCAGGAAGCTAATGTTTTTGCCTCTTCTAATTTGACTTCTGCCTTCTGGCAGTAAGCTTCTATATTAACTTTATCTAAATATTCTTGAACTTTATCCCAGCTGACTGTCCATTTCTCGATAAATTTGGAGTCGATTCCTCCATTTTGAATTAGTAAAGAAAGAATGGCTGTCAACAAAAATGCATCTGTTCCCGGTTTGATAGCAATATGCAAATCTGCCATTTCAGCTGTTTTGCTTCGTTTCGGATCAATTACTA
Encoded proteins:
- a CDS encoding bifunctional molybdenum cofactor biosynthesis protein MoaC/MoaB, coding for MKDITSKRISLRTAKACAYLFFDRKILDTIKNNEVPKGNIFEIAKTAGMLAAKKTPELIPHCHTISIDSLDIQFQTLEKENVENFLSTTYDSGIYIEVQAKSIGRTGLEMEALTCASTTALVLYDLLKPVTKDMEIGFIRLLEKTGGKTDPKYQAKPDMNACILVCSDSTFAGKREDNSGKVIQSFLEKHNISVHEYCIVPDDIDKIQEKVKDWASKKVTFIFTTGGTGLSPKDLTIEAVQPLLEREIPGPVEAMRSYGLDRTPWAMLSRSVAGHIGKTLVVTLPGSSNGAKESMEALIPGIFHARKMLGGGGH
- a CDS encoding fatty acid desaturase gives rise to the protein MSSVSLKKTQENHLSERTPVEQFGEDIRNIYKSLMSQLGEKDLKHMQKMKKLSWRLHNIGRHKIAEAKNISTWLSGIKMLSGHFCMEFANGHMILHGCYDNLPGSDIRSSEHRWNSSMLEEDWIVAHNVYHHSETNIIGKDHDFGFLLFRINERQEWFVHHLFQVPLILIGLPLNLTAFMSWYISTARKESEKQKERKPFPNLKWLEKVFQMYKENYLDYPLKSGLNFFSTLVGNYLAKLSADTIFVFMIAVEHLNDNLASFTEAPGTTEGEFYLQQILSTLNYYVDERFEDIFLGGINIHMEHHLFPDLPPNRLRESSYLVREVCEKYGVPYKSETWLNSIIELIGTGAKYSFPFFKYKDHKQKEIWKKMTERTSTSGLRLIKNNLTEYKLELRNSGKTVKANGSNTILESLEKTGMNPAYGCRKGVCRKCSVKKLSGKTSLEGDAVQTHVKICVAKPESDLQLVL
- a CDS encoding SMI1/KNR4 family protein, producing MKQVFFTDFDFSDFWDDDEYAIKKYLSEFPEDKLILSIETELGGYKLPKSYIELMKQHNGGMPKNTCFPLNDKGDYIEITGIFGIGREKTYSLCGQLGSTFMIEEWEYPDTGVYICDCPSAGHDMVMLDYSKCGKEGEPEVVHVDQEDDYRKTFLAKNFEEFIRGLLPYSEFDKSEEYFQKTLETLKSGKFSKLLKTFFKKEKAQNFENILRNLLTELSQKKGYFALHEDDLSYLVYDIQFYLYSKYRKISSRKTFLKAYPNMLAFGDGEISTGGYAPGFVENWFDKRLKDGSIIEEDSGKLQFSVEYQKLVLQSIQNYNKSLN
- a CDS encoding MoaD/ThiS family protein; translation: MLITIKTFAGLKNYFPAEFKLEIKKENTIKDILEILKQQKPEGSSLLELCFASNEEELIAGDYIPFEGEAIHIMPPVSGG
- a CDS encoding molybdopterin-dependent oxidoreductase — protein: MKTYKSSCILCDSNCGLELEVDGREIKKIKPDKSHPASKGYLCQKSGRLNYYQNHNQRLTHPLKRKPDGSFEKIDWDRALGEIAEKLIRIRDTSGGHSFAFYGGGGQGNHLQSINSSALRKMMGSRYIYSSLAQEKTGDFWVAGEMFGRQDCHLTADGLEHADLAIFWGTNPYMAHGFPRARNILNEISKSSTRRMVVIDPKRSKTAEMADLHIAIKPGTDAFLLTAILSLLIQNGGIDSKFIEKWTVSWDKVQEYLDKVNIEAYCQKAEVKLEEAKTLASWIKETEKITFRHDLGLEQSPHSTLNSYLEKLMILVTGSFGKEGCNTFHTSLIPLLTHSEPESDGKYKYETKVTGMFPISGMYPPNILASEIDTEHPERLRALWVDSSNPISSAADTAALIKAFSKLELLVTVDVAMTETARLSHYVLPAASQFEKWEASSFNFSFPENYFYLRKPIFEPLEESLSESEIYERLLLKMGEKPLPVLSQEKFPHLERKVRLALYPLYMLVRRFASANKDVVLAAGHKQGDYETLGDALFVAILEGPTAFSLNKYEDNFSKRWLKHEDGKFHLYNKLMLEELNKLNDELEVNTDKPEMLLMAGERRSYTANVIFRDPNWRRSDLEGSLHIHPEDAVKFGLLDKGKAICSTRAGEIEVFVEFNENCRKGACSLPNGYGAIYPVDGNGEEIQQGPYLNFLTSAKHCDEFSKTPLHKHVPVNLRPI
- the dinB gene encoding DNA polymerase IV, translated to MQIEKQRKIIHIDMDAFYASVEQRDRPEYRNKPVIVGGSPNSRGVVCTASYEARKFGVRSAMPCSKAFRLCPSGIFIPPRFEVYRQVSKEIHRIFHEYTDLVEPLSLDEAYLDVTENKVGAEKAMRVAREIKTKIFQTTKLSASAGVSNCKFIAKVASGMNKPDGLTLIAPDKVLSFLEELNIENFPGIGRVGATRMKRLGIERGKDLQKFSEAELVKLFGKFGVFLHKIAFGIDEREVKPYRTRKSIGAENTFAKDISGKENLMKELSKIEETLWNRIQKAKAYGKTLTLKVKFHDFRTHSKSQSFSSYLKNREELKKEALILLENSEAEEEPVRLLGLSISHLDIEEEEKEAAQLELPF
- a CDS encoding TetR/AcrR family transcriptional regulator, whose protein sequence is MKIIKERGFYDFSMRDIAKQLGVSHGAIYKHFQNKEALFAELSTQGFELLTSELNKTLEKCPPGNVSSMEAIARMYIRFGIEYSEYYRLMFSGIINSTADYPDLEAASQRSYNTFKRAISSLIDKGFIPSLIDANLLTFYSWAFLHGLISLVLDKRLQIAFPPGYNLQNLMESLEFLIQSGLSLLNLYPKIKMQV
- a CDS encoding molybdenum cofactor biosynthesis protein MoaE, with product MYLSTEKLNLSHELSKMHSERAGAIVLFSGEVRNQNKGKEVVYLEYEANIALADKMLAKIQKEAIEKFALIDCIVTHRLGKVELLDSAVVIITSSPHRKEAYESNRWIIDRIKHEVPIWKKEVYADGTFDWVLQCEHHS
- a CDS encoding radical SAM protein, which produces MPFEEITDRSKRTFKKLRLSLGNACNFSCIYCVSPDSKSQMMQSGLSVKEYIQIVKSLHSILQLEEVRLTGGEPCLYPELGELLCGLRDLGIPKLTLTSNGSLIEKFIPSFLNCKLSSVNISLDGTDPVIFQRMSQRNSAKKTLSAIDSLIQAGIPTRLNATLVKGFNHEETIPLLEFAGKRNIVIRYIELMNMGHLKEKGGKFIFSEKEILETIQSKYSIIELPRNPSSTARYWQTTDTDYIFGIIANESSPFCADCNRLRLDSRGNLFGCLSSPVSFSIMDKLDKPDELKRILIAALGLKQTERFSGSSTIMKEIGG
- a CDS encoding molybdopterin molybdotransferase MoeA; this encodes MISVEEALQQILSVCPREVRTEIVPVQEALNRSLGEDIFSDRDYPPFFRSAMDGYALPSESYQKNKIYTIAGTLYAGDSWEKGLISSDSCIKIMTGAPVPEFLDLLIRVEDSLQEGENKVSFQLEGISEYMNIAKKGEDIKSGELILKKGDFLGIEALSVLATLGKTDVAVFQRPSVQVYSTGNEVIPITATPGASQIRDTNSFFIRQILNKYNIEVSKYSILPDNPKILRETLEAELDKDILIFSGGVSAGDLDLLPGILKEMGIDILFHKIKIKPGKPILVAKAKNSCTIFALPGNPYSVQVCTKIFVEPYIRKFMRLPEKKPLFLPLAETKRKRHGFRDYFPVRMQNLENKTYLETVSFNGSGDIRASLFSQGLAFLDEKVNEAQKGESLPFYFW